The following nucleotide sequence is from Synechococcus sp. KORDI-52.
GGGGGCCAACCGTGCCAACCCCTTGCTGGCTTTCGCCAGCTCCACTGCGGTGTTCACAGCTGCTGAATCTGGGATCCGCTCCATCAGCAGCAATTGATAGAGACCCACATGCAACAACCAGCGCAGCTTGGGCGGCTGCTTCAACGCAGGTACCCTGCCCAACCGATCCAGCCAGGCATCGAGAGTGCGCCGTTGACGGATGGCGCCATAGGCCAGCTCAGTCACCAGCCCTCGATCCGAGGGCTTGAGGTCCTGCGCCCGCAGCACCCGCTCCAGCGCCACATCGGCGTAGGCCCCAGCCGCAACCGCCTGCAACACATCCCAGGCGAGACGGCGAGGAAGCAATCCAATCGGAGCCGAACCAGACAAGTGCACCACGGATCAATCTCCAGCATGGACGTCGGGGTGCCAAAGGAACTGACGCAGCGGCAAGCGTCCCTCCCCATCCACCGGAACACCCTCGGCCATCAGCAGCTCGCGCTGGATCCAGTCGCTTCCCTCACGGCTGAGGCTCATCGAAATCCGCCCCCGAGCATTCACCACGCGGTGCCAGGGAACGGTGGACGGAAGCTTGAGTCGACGCAGCGCCCAGCCCACCTGACGCGCGCAACCGAAGGCACCGATCAACTCGGCGATCTGGCCGTAGGTGGCCAGGCGACCATGGGGGATGCGCGACACCTCGCTCCAGACACGCTGATCAAACGTGCCGCCGGAGACGTACGGTTCAACGGAGGGATCCTTGGGCGGGATCTGGATGGCGACAGAAGCGTCAACTTCTTGATTGTCTTGCCAGGCACCAATGCATGGAGGGGCCTCACTTGTTGTTTAATCCGGTTCATGGCCCATGCCCCTGCTGCCGCGACGGTTTGAGCGGCTGAAATCCGTGTTGAACCGCCGCATGTCGGATCTCACGGTGCTGCTCGAACACGTGGAGAAGCCCCACAACCTTTCGGCCATCCTGCGCAGCTGTGATGCCGTCGGAGCGCTGGAGGCCCACGCGGTGAGTTTCGACGGGCGTCCGCGAACCTTCAACAGCACCGCCCAGGGCAGCCAGAAATGGGTGCCTCTGCACGACCATCCCGATACCGAAACGGCCATCCAATGCCTCAGAAAGAAAGGATTCCGGCTCTATGGAACCCATCTCGGCGTGGAGGCCAGGGATTACCGGGAGTACGACTTCACCGGACCAACCGCCTTCGTGCTCGGGGCGGAGAAATGGGGACTGAGCGATCAGGCCCGGGACCTGATGGATGAAGCACTGTTCATCCCCATGCGTGGCATGGTCCAATCCCTGAACGTGTCGGTCGCCACGGCGACCCTGCTGTTTGAAGCGCTGCGCCAACGCCAAGTGGCCGGTTTGGCACCAACCCAGGGAGAAGGCCTGAAGCCGGAGCAGTATCAGCAGTTGCTCTTTGAATGGTCTTACCCCGAGGTTGCTCGCTGGTGCCGGGACCAGCACAGGCCTTACCCCGGCTTGAGCGAGGAGGGAGAGCTAATGGAGGAGCTGCCGCGGAATGTGAAGCTGCGCTGCTGATCGGACCAAAGACTTGTATCTGCGCGAACCCTGGGCCATAAAGGAAGCAGCGGATTGTCAGCAATGGACAACAAACAGCTGCACCAGTACGCGGTCACGTACCACTGCGGAAACGAGTGGGGCGAAGAAATGCTCCAGTCCGACGATCTGAGCCATGCCGTGGAAGCGGCCCACGCCATTTTCCCCAGTTCCTGCCGGATTTCGATTCGAGAGGTCAAGGCCTCAAAACAAGCCTGAGATCAGCGGGGTCGCCGGGGCACGCCAGGAAGTTGAACCGCAGCGATCAAAACTGCCATCTCCAACACAAGATTGCGGCTCACCAGCACCACCACCAACACCAAGGTAGCGGCAAGGATCCGCTGGAGAAAAGCGATCACATCATCCGGGCTGTTGAAGCTCTTCGTCCAGAGCAGGACAGCCATGCCCATCAAAATCAGGCTGATCCACCAGGCCATCACACCCGCGCCGATGGAGTCAGTCTGACGCTGGACGGGCTTCGCCGCCGCTCACCCAGGCCTCGATGCCTTCTCCAAGGAAAGACAGGCCCAGCACCAGAACAAACATCGCCAGTCCAGGGAAGAGTGCCGTCCACCACACACCGGTGGGCACCGCAGCCAGCGCGAGATTGAGGTCTCCTCCCCATTCGGGCACGGTCTCAGGCAGACCCAGGCCAAGAAAACCCAGCCCCCCCAGCACCAGCACCGCATCGGCGGCATTGAGGGTGAGCAGCACCGGCACGGAGGTGATCACGTTGCGGAACAGGTAGCGGCGCAGGATCCAAAGGGGCCCGGCACCGAGGCTCTGGGCGGCTTCCACGAAGAGTTCGCTCTTCACCTGGGCGGTTTGGTTGCGAACCACACGGAAATACTGCGGGACGTAAACCACACACAATGCGGCAGCGGCATTGGGGATGCCCTTGCCGAGCAGAAACGCCAACACCACTGACAGCAAAAGCACAGGCAAGGTGTAGAGCGTGTCCATCAGCAAAACCATCAAGCGGTCGAGAGCACCGCCGAAATATCCGCTCACCATGCCCAGGGGCACTCCCACCAACAGGGCCAGACCAACCGCCAGGGCCACCACCTGAAGCGCAACACCACTGCCGGCCATGGTGCGGACACACACATCCCGACCCAAGCGATCGGTACCGCACCAATGGGTCCAGCTGGGGGAGGAATAGATCGGGTTCTCAAGGCCAGCATTGGCGTCTGGAAGGATGCCTGCAGTCACCAACCAGGGCGTGATCAACGCCACCAGCAGATAGATCCCCACTATCACGAGCCCCCAAGAGGCCATGCGGGTGGAGAGGCTTCGGGGCATCAGCAACGACCTCAGCGAGAGATCTGGGCATTCTCAGCCCAAGTGGTGAGAATGGAGCATGGGTTCTCCTTACCGCTGGCGACATCATTTGCTGGGCAGCCTGCAGGGGCAGCTTCAACTGGCGACCTATTTGGTGGTGTTTTTCGGCTTCACGGGAGCCTCTTCTGTGGGCCTGTATCTGGGTCAGCGCAACATGTTTGCCAATCAACGCCTATTGGCCCGGGCGAGCATCGAAGACTGTGAACACGCCATCCAAGAGCTGGCTGATGATCCTGTTGGCCTTGAGAAAGAACTCCTCTTCCACTCAGGTACGCAAACGCAGGTCTGGATTGAACAACCCGATGGCGATCTCTTTTTTTCAAAGGTTCATGGATCAGGCCTGAAAAGTTCGATGGAACTGGCCATGGCCATGAACCCACAACGCCATGTCGGACGACAGGCCTCGATCGAAGTCAATGATGAGCTATACATCACAGAGCTGATCAAAGAACTACCGGGCGGTTCGCGGCTCTGGATGATGATTGAAGTGGGGGACAATTTGAAAGCTCTGAGCAATTACTTAGCACTGATGATTCTCATCTGGGGGGGTTGCCTGTCCTTGACGTTGCTGACTGTCAGCTGGGTGGTGCGAAGACTTGTTCACTCCCTCGATCAACTGAACCTTGCAACAGCACAACTCACTGCTGACAACCTCTCAAACACAACGCTGCCAGTGGACCCTGCCCCCACGGAAGTTGGTGAACTGAGAGACAACTTCAATGCACTGCTGGAGCGCTTGGCTCAATCCTGGAGCCAACAAAAACAATTCGTCAGCGCCGTAAGCCATGAATTACGAACCCCGCTCACAATCGTGCAAGGCTACCTA
It contains:
- a CDS encoding MGMT family protein; the protein is MSRIPHGRLATYGQIAELIGAFGCARQVGWALRRLKLPSTVPWHRVVNARGRISMSLSREGSDWIQRELLMAEGVPVDGEGRLPLRQFLWHPDVHAGD
- the trmH gene encoding tRNA (guanosine(18)-2'-O)-methyltransferase TrmH yields the protein MPLLPRRFERLKSVLNRRMSDLTVLLEHVEKPHNLSAILRSCDAVGALEAHAVSFDGRPRTFNSTAQGSQKWVPLHDHPDTETAIQCLRKKGFRLYGTHLGVEARDYREYDFTGPTAFVLGAEKWGLSDQARDLMDEALFIPMRGMVQSLNVSVATATLLFEALRQRQVAGLAPTQGEGLKPEQYQQLLFEWSYPEVARWCRDQHRPYPGLSEEGELMEELPRNVKLRC
- a CDS encoding ABC transporter permease; this translates as MASWGLVIVGIYLLVALITPWLVTAGILPDANAGLENPIYSSPSWTHWCGTDRLGRDVCVRTMAGSGVALQVVALAVGLALLVGVPLGMVSGYFGGALDRLMVLLMDTLYTLPVLLLSVVLAFLLGKGIPNAAAALCVVYVPQYFRVVRNQTAQVKSELFVEAAQSLGAGPLWILRRYLFRNVITSVPVLLTLNAADAVLVLGGLGFLGLGLPETVPEWGGDLNLALAAVPTGVWWTALFPGLAMFVLVLGLSFLGEGIEAWVSGGEARPASD
- a CDS encoding HAMP domain-containing sensor histidine kinase, with amino-acid sequence MGLYLGQRNMFANQRLLARASIEDCEHAIQELADDPVGLEKELLFHSGTQTQVWIEQPDGDLFFSKVHGSGLKSSMELAMAMNPQRHVGRQASIEVNDELYITELIKELPGGSRLWMMIEVGDNLKALSNYLALMILIWGGCLSLTLLTVSWVVRRLVHSLDQLNLATAQLTADNLSNTTLPVDPAPTEVGELRDNFNALLERLAQSWSQQKQFVSAVSHELRTPLTIVQGYLQRTIKRSKNLTADEIKGLQTASDETIRMRHILDDLLDLSRSDSGKLSIENEQVCLVEKLEQVESLARNTIPRTFQLELPHNKELIAQADPERLQQVLLDLIENAHKYSPEDRPIKLVLREDAEGPAIDVIDQGIGIPAEELELVFQRFQRASNAPHKTGTGLGLSLVRVFVEGMGGTIEVKSCLGVGSCFTVHLNP